The Nyctibius grandis isolate bNycGra1 chromosome 31, bNycGra1.pri, whole genome shotgun sequence genomic interval GGGGATCTGAGCATGGGGGGGCAAAAGGACCTGTCTGGGGCTGTACAcagccaccccctgccccagagTCGACACAGCCCAAGCAGAAAACACGGCTCTTGCTTACCGCAGGAGGCGAATTTGAGGGAGAGGACGCAGCTCTCGTGGAGGTGCAGCTGGTACTTGTCCGGTTTGGTGACGTGCAGGATCTCCACGTTGCTGCTCTCCATGCCCACCGCCAGCCACTCTCCCGTCGGGCAGTACCCCAGGGAGAAGATCTGGGGGGAGAGGCAGGGTCAGGCAACGCCCGGCAGGTCCCGGCCGGCCCCGCTGTGCTCCCAGCTGGCCCCAGCCCCTACCTGGGATCCGAAGtcatgctgctgcagctgacGCCCTTCCCGCAGGTCCCAGCACCGCACCGTGTTGTCCAGCCCCCCTGTCCACAGCTTGGTGCCGTAGTTAGAGATGTCGATGCAGCTGGCACCATCCGTGTGGCCTTGAAACTGCCTGGGAGAGAGGGGGACGGAGGGGCGAGGGCACGGCCATCAGGGCTGCCAGCTCTGTAAGAGCCAGCCTCTCCCTCCACATTCCTGCCCAGTGCCACCAGCCGCCTGCCCCGGGCTCACCTCACCATGGTCTGGTTCTGCAGGTCCCACACCACGATGTTGCCGtcactgcagcaggagaagcagacTTTGGCGTCGGGGCTGATGGCCAGGGCGTAGCAGGCGGGGGCGGAGGAGGTGAGCTCGGCCTTGATGCGGGGCGTGGGGGCCGCCAAGTCCCAGATGGAGAGGGTGCTGGCCTCCCCGCCCACGATCAGGCTGCGGCCGTCGGGGAGCAGCTTGCAGGAGCGGATGTAGTTGTCGCGGTTCTGAATTGGGATTACAGGGATGGGGCGAGTGAAGAAGCTGATCAGTGCAtggggggcaggggcaggagatGGAGCTCCTTTTCTCATCACAGACTTGAAAGGACCCTCTGTCCCTCTCCCTTGTAACAGGGGCACattcccctcccagcccccacAAATTGCctttctgttcctctgcctTACCAAGCAGTCCAGCTGAGCCACGGCCGTCTTGGTGCCCGGCTGCCCCACGTCCCACACCTTCACGCAGCCCTTGCCCCCGGTGTAGACGTGCCGCGTGGAGCTGCTGATGGTGACGGCGCAGACCACCTCGCCGTGGGTCAGCGTGTGGAGCTGCCGCGCGTGGCGGGGGATGCCGGAGCCGATGAGGGCGTCGGGGGGGAACGGCACCGGCTGCATCTGCCCCTCGGCGCTGACGTGGAAGGAGTAGGCGCTGGAgggaagcagaagagaggaCTGAACAATCCCTTCATGATGCCAGCGTGCAGGATCCGACCTCTCTCGTTAGCCACGATCGAGCCAGGTGGAAGGTGCCCGGTGCTCTCTGGCTAATGAGGGATATAATTAACCAGCTCCTTGTTACCGCCAGCTGCCCAGAATGAAGTGACAGCGTTGGACTCAGAAGCAGAGACAAACTCCAGCCAggccctcccctgccccacacccaCTGGCTCTAGAAATGAGCTGTGGGGAAGGAGACCCCCCtgccccgtgctgcccagctcGGCCCCGGCTGCCcaccctccctgcagcccctgcccgcgGCCACACTTACGGTTTCCCTCCGGGGATGGTGGGGAGTGACGATGAGACGGTGGAAGCCCTCAGGTGAGGGTGCAACTCAAAAGCCACCTGCGCAAAGCAAAGGGCATGTAACGAGCCAAGTGCCAGACCCCCAGGAGGGGACACAAAGGCTGCGCTCATGCCTCCCCCCCCATGCCCTGGGACGGGGCCAGCCCAGCTCTGTGCGAGGTCCCtgcttgctgcttcttccacatGCAAGTGACAAAGGCCAAAATTGGCTCTCAAAGACGCAGCCACACCCCCAGTGGGACAGTGGGAGCTTCTCCAGGAGCACTGCAGCCTCCACTGGCCCCACAACCCAGACACCACCAGAAGGGAGCCTTTCCTATGGCTGCAACCCCCGGCCTGAGCTCACTGCagcagtgcagatactgcacgTCAGGGACAGCGCGTGCCCAGGACAGCAGGGGACAGGCGGCAGAGCCAACACGTGGCAGCAGATTGGGCCTGTCCCTGGGTGACTTACCACAGGGGACCGGCCGTACACCACCGCGCTGCTGACCTGCGGCGAGAGGTGGACGCCCACGTACACGCTGGAGGCCGTGAGCTCCCCGTTGAGGGTGGTGTGAGGCGCCATCCCAAAGGAGGACGTGTAGGGGCTGGACACGCTCAGCGGGCTGCGGAGAGCTGCACGAGGAGAGACCCGCGCGTTGGCCCTGGCCCACGGGCGCGAGCATCGCCCGAGGGGAACGGGCGTCTGGCAGAAGCCAGGCAGCAAGAGGCAGCGTCACCCCTGCACCGGGCCCAGCCAAGCCCGGCGTGAACCGGGGGATcaggaggagggcaggcaggTTATGGACCGGGAGCCAAAGACCAAAGGGGAGGGGCAGCCCCCGAGTCCCATCAGTCTGGGATGCAGATCGAGCACGGGAGAGCAAATCGCTCCGTCCCTCCAAAGGACGCAGCACAGACCAGCCACCAACCCACAGCaaccctcctctctgctgccaaTGCCCCTTCAGTCTCGGCCAGGCCAAATTACTCGCAGTTGATGGCTAAGTGGCTCTACCTCCAGGGTTTCGATGGTTTATTGAAATCCATTCCAATTCAATTTTTGCTAAACCACTATAATTTTCTGGCCAGACAAGGGTTTAACGTCTCCAGTCCTGGCTCTATTTCTCCCTTGGGCTAGCTGTCCTCCTCCCATCACCTTCTGGTCCCTTCGGCTAGATGGTGGCCGAGCTGTTCCAGAGACGTCTTCCCTAAATGTCTTcaaggaaactgaggcaggaagaggGGCATGGCCAGTCACCGTCAGCCACCACAGCAGCCACTGCTGAGCGCTCACGCTCCCTCCCCTGTGCTTTCAGAAGGTGGCAGCCACCGACAGGGGCTCCTGGGTCAGCGGGACCTCACCCAGGGTCTCTGCGGCACCCAGCGCACACAGACCCTCACCCCTACGGGGATCCTCAGCTGCACAGGGAGACCGGCCACCTCCTGGCCTCCTGCATCCTCACGTGCGGGCGGCAGCACTTGGCCACTCCTCCTACCCCTGCAGCCAAGCCCTGCAGCACGTGGCTTCACACAGCCACAGCAAAAACGACAACTTGTCAGAGAAAAACGGTGATCTCCGGACAAAACACCTGCCCCCGCCATAACACCCACAGCAAAGAGCTCCGCGCACCGACACGGCACCTCCCCTGGGTCTGAGCCCGCCGGGACGTGGTGCCCGTTGGGTATGTGGTAAGTGCACATGGGTGCACACGTTGGCTGCCGTCGAGATTTGATTACGTGGAGCAAAACGgccaccccagcccccctggCACCGTCCGCAGAGCACGACACCCCCCGTCCCCGAACACTCACGGATGGTGCTGGTGGCGGGCACCTTGGCGGGGGGCTGccggagcggggcggccgcgcTGGGCCCCGGGCCCGGCGAGAGGGAGTCGCGGGGCggcgaggaagaggagggctTGGAGGTGGGAGTGCTGGCCGGAGGGTCGGTCTGCGGGGCAGAGGGAAGCGCAGCCTCAGCGGCGGGACCGCTCCCGGGCGGGCGATGCCCAGCGCCACCGGCCTGACACAGCCCCGGGCCACCCGCgaggggagggggcacccagAGGCGCCGCTCACGCACGGAGCCAGACGGGGACTTGGCCGTCCCGGGCCCCAACCCCGCTCCTTTCCCCCTTTGCCCCTCGTGCCCTTCCCACGGCGAGGAAGGAGCCCCTGTCCCCGCTCCCCTCTCTGGGTGCGAACGCCCAAGGCAAGTCCCGCACCACCCCAAACCACCCCGGTCCTGCACCCCTGCAGCACACTGCCGCTGGCACGAGGCCCCCCGGGGCCGTTACACAGAGATTTGCTGCTCCCGCGTGTGAAATCCCTCTTGTGCGGGgggcacccccctccccagcccccacGGAGCAGGACCGGGAGGATGCCTGGGACAAACCGGCCTCTTCGATCCCCACAGCTATgtcattcctttcttttttcttgcctctcctatttcttcctctttttctgcctGGGGATTTTGTTGACaccagcaaaggaaaaaaaaattaataacagaGCAAAGCTACGTGCTGCGCCGGCAGATTGCTCAGGGCGCTTTGTCTGCTCTAATCCGATTGTGCCGGGGAGCTGCTCCCCGCGGCCCCCAGCCGGCTCCTGACCCCGGGATGCCGGGGGTGCATCCTCGGTCCCTGCAGCGGCCGGGGGCCACGGAGCAGCAGAAATGTCCCTCCCCCTTCCCGCATGCTGATGTTTCAATCTGAGCATTGAGCTGGCGCTTggcaaggaggaaggggaaaaaaaaaaaaagaaaaatcgaTTGCTGTGAGCAGCTCTGGGGAATCCTGCAGGCAGCTGGATGGAAAATACCTGCAGGTCCAGGCTGCTGCCGAGCAGATGATGAGCCTCCCTCCGAGGGCACAGACCTCTGCCCCCAGTGCCGGGGAGTCCGGCGGTGGGTACCAAACACTCAGCACTGGCGTCTCCTCACCCCCCAGAGAAATCTGGGGCcacatccccagccctgctgcccacccACGGCCCAGGCTGCCCACGCGCCTCCCCACCAGGCTCTGGTCCTTCGGCTTCAGGGGGGTCGTGCTCCGGCTGGAGGCgatggaggcagggagggaggcagggctCTCGGGCATCTCCCGGTGGGCTGCCAGGAGCCGGCTGCTGGGTGCGTGGCTGGGGCTGCCGGGGTCCgagggggggtcctgggggaagaagaagtcTCTGGGGTTGTACCAGAAGCGCCTGGCAGTTTGGTTGCAAGAGACTGAAATTCAGCGTACCCCCTGCACTGCAACACGGACACGGGCTCAGTGTGTCAAAGCCAAGGCTGCTCTAGGGCCAGGCACCGTGCGAGGCCGCccggagcggggctggcggggctggggctgggctgcgaCCCCCCTGCCAAGGGCGGCACAGCCTGCCGGCTCCTGCCCCCTCCGCACgcaggagctgccagcagcaagcCCAGCTCCCCGGGGCTCGCAGCCCTCCCCGTGCAGGGTGCtacaggagaggggctggagcgGGATGGTGAAGTGGAGCCAAGCCTACGGCTGGCAAAGCTGAGCCCTGGCTGGCACAGCCTTCGACCCGGAGCACTGTGAATCGGAATCGGCCTTGGCTGGCGTGAACACAccggagcagggctggcacgTGTCCTGGCTGGCCGCCCCTGCCCAGCAGCCATGACCCAGAGCCTAACTAACCCCAAAGCTCGGGAACCAGCGTCCTAAACCTGATGACTACAGCTTGAGCTGGATACCCTGCACGGCTTCAGCATGCCCTTAAGGGTGTGGGCTCACCTCATCCACCACCAGGTTGTAGTCGCTCTTGTCCTCATCGCTGTCCTGCAAGGGGGGAGAAACCCAGAGAGGCTCAGTCAGGAGTGGGAGAGGCTCTGCCCCAcaggaccccagccagcagAGAGACCCCGTCTTCTCCTGCACATCCCTTCTCGTGGACCAACACCCCGCCCTGCAGGCAGAGGCTCAGCCCTCCGGCTGAGGGGCCTCCCGGGGCTCCTCACTTCGTTACAGCCCCCCGGCCCGTCTCCCGCAGCCGCGCTCTTTGGTGCACTCACATAATGCCCAGGCAGGTCCTTCTCCTCCCGCTTCCGCTTCAGCCCCGTGCCTCCTGCCCGCTCCTTGTCCTGCGGGCTCTCGGGAGGTGAAGCAGAAACGCTctgagaagagaggggagaggaaggcacGTGAGCCGGGGGGAGAGCAGTCAGCACGCAAAGCCCTGCCAGCCGCATTTCCCCTCTGGAAGGGACCTCCCGGTGCTGCCGGCTGCACCCAGCCAGGTCCAGCATCCAGACAGCGATCTGTGCAACCTGGGCCACAGCCGGTGTGGGGCAGAGGTCCCCGTCCCCCACCAAGCAGGTGTCAGGGCTAAAGGGGGAGGCACTGCTCTTCCCCTCTGCGCTGATACCTGTGGCATCCCCTTACTGGCATCCCGGGCACCCTTGGCCAAGAGTCCTCCAAGATCCAAATGGGCCTGGGGGCAGAGATGGGGTTTAGCCTGCTGCTTTAAGCAAGGCTGGGGAAGATGTTTCCAGACCCGAGTTCTAGCACAAATTCATCCATTCAGCTCTGACGGGGCAGACAAATGGAAGCAGGATGGGGACCGTCCCTAGGGGTTGGCTGCCCACAGTCTCCTGGCATGGGCAGAAGGCAGATGCATTTTTAGGGTGCTGAGAGACTGACCCACACACAGCCCCAACATACCATCACCTCCCTTTCCCAGCTTGGCCCCAGAACAACTCCAAAGTGAGCTgccctcccctcttcccctgcctaCCCCTCAAACCTGGCCAGgccccacagcccagccccttcccagggGGAGCACAGCGGGTCCATCAGCCCATCACCACCTCCAACCAGGCAAATCATCTCCCTGGCTGGCggcaggaggaagaaggagagaaCAAAGCCCTGcccaaaaccccaaagccacaggctcctcttccctgccagagcagaggggtgggcaggggggcaACAGCCCCAGCGGCAGATGAGCCTGGCtgtggtggggacaggggaggacGAGGAGCCGCAGCCGTGCCCTGGCCCAGCCACTGGCTGCGaaaggcaggagctgagccCGGCAGCATCCCCAGCGCGGCTGGAGAGCAGATCCGCCCCTTCGGCTGATAACAAGGCATGGCCCAGTGGAAAATCCCCATCGCAGACGTGTTTACTTCACCTTAACCGTGCTGCCGCAGGAGCCAGCGGCTGGGCAGCAGGACGGGGCCGAGCAGGACGAACGGCCCTTCCCTGAGATGGGGCCAGCAGCCGCAGGGGTGTCCCAAATCCCCTGCCGCCCCCGAGCTCGCTGCTTGGAGGATGATAATGCAACCAAGTGGTGCCTGCccacccgcagcccccagctccccttTCTTGCCATGCTGAGCCCTCGCAAACTCAGCACCCGGGGCAAGGCCAGTCCTGGAAGCCTGTCACCTTGTGTGCAAACACAGACAGCCCTGAAAGGTAACTCATGGTGGCAGGGGGAGATGTCCCCTGCCCTTATCCACcaagctggggagggagggggaggaaaggagcCTGCACGTCAGGAGACACAAATGGGAGAGCCGGAGCCcacagcaggagagcagggcGCCTGGGCTGCAGCGCACAGGGCAACAGCGTGgacctgctctgcctgcagagcGGCCTCCCCTCGCCAAGGAGCTCCACGACGCCAACCTGGCCCCACGTGCGAAGGAAACCAGCAGCCCAGCCAGGGCCAGGCGTGCCGGCACCACTCACCCGGCTCGGGGCGTGCTCTGGAACCCAGGCGGCAGCAGGGAGAGCGTCCGGGCAGGTCCGTGTCGGCGaggcagaggggagaagaggaagaggctgTTAATGCAGAGGCTGTGCCCCAGggactggggcagggaggagagggggcaCTGCAGGGCAATACGGGAGGAGACAGCGGGACACAGGCTCACAAATCACACCCGATTTCCCACTGTGCCCACCTGCAGCGTGGGTTCTCTGATGTCTAACAGGAGGTGAGCACGTTGGCCTTCcccaggggagcagggggaatTGCTCTATGCACCCACCTACTTTCAAGAAATTCACTGAAGCTTTGGAACCTCTTCCCTGGACGTGGCGACAGGTCCAAGGCTGCCAGGAGGGCACGAGCCAGCTGAGACCTCCTGAATAGCACCCACCCGAAGTGCCCTGCTTGGAAACCCTCGGAGGCTGTTTTACAAGCACAACAAACCGGGTGCACCTCCCTGGGCCCAGGGAAGAAGTGCCAGGCGTTTGCTACAAACCTAAACATGGGGTTACAGGCTGGGGTCTAACAACCCTCCCTGGCTGATTTTCACTCCTAACGATCGCATCAGCATTTGGGGAGAACAAGCTCATCCCAGTCTCTGCTGGCACAAGGAGGCAGGCGGATATCAGGAGATGAagctggggaaaggggagggagagggtcCGGGCGCCTGCCATCAGCGCTCCAGCCCTGGCTCAGCTTGATCCACACCAGCTCCAGCTAACTGTGGCAGAGCACCAGGGATTAACCCAAGCCATATGTAgcatttcactgttttgtttttttttttaggggaatTATTCTGGGTGTCTTTGTGCCCTCTGCCACGGCGGGATGCCTCTGCCCAGGAGCGGCTCTGGGCTGTGCCCTGCGGGAGCTGCCAGGGAAGCACAGGCTGCCCGGGTCTGTAAGGGTTAAggcaggcacagcacagcctgtgCTTTTATCCCTTCTGGagtttgatttttctcctttaggGAGGGCCACCCTTAAAGCAACACCGGCAGAATTAAAACCTGCGCGCAGGGGCACAAAGCAGACACGGACAGTTTCCTGCTGCTATTTTCACCACCTTGAAATCCTACAAGGAAAACCGGATCATTAGGAAAACGCAACAAACTGCCCAGTTTTGCTGTTACTGTGGGGTCCTGTCCCAGCAGCGCTCCCAGACTCCAAATCGGGGACATTGGGAGCAGCCAGCACCTTCCCCAGAGGAGTCTGCAGAGGAACaccactgcagctgctgaacTTGACTGCCTGTTTCTAGCCCACAGAGCTGCCCTGCTGCCCAGAGCCTCTGTCCGTGCCTCAGCCTTCCTGCCAGCAAACCCTGGCCCGCGCTCTGCAGAGGGTGACTCCAGCACAGGGCGGCTTCTCCTTCGCGCGGCACTTCAACAGCAACAAGCCACCAGCAAAGCTGGGTGGTGGTATTAATTTGGCCCAGGCCTGCCAGTAGCATTCAGAGCACTGATTTAACGATGATTAAATATTGATGatgtttgtaaagcactttgatAGGAGGAGGCACCCATAAGGATGAGGAATTGCTGCTATTTACAAGGCACCACACACACAGCAAGGCTCTGCTTTCTAAATTCCCTGCCACAGATCCGTGGCTCCCACAACTTCTATCAGGGGCTTGCAACAGTATTTTCCCATAAAGTCTCAGCTTCAGGCATCAGATCTTTCCCTGGTGTAAACCTTGGTGTGAAGAGAGTGTTTCTCGGTGGTGGGGATCTCACGCCCTCCCAGCTGCCTCGTGGAGGGGGGACCCTCACACACGGGAAATAcccaggggagcaggaggacCCACGTGCGCACACACACGCGCCCAGAGCCCTGCTGCCCAGTGTCTGGGGTGCACACGCAGCCGTGCCCCGCGCCGCCACACACCGTCACTGCACGGCAGCTGTTCCCCTGGTCAGAAATGGAGCCAGCCTCCCGGGGCTGCAGATATTTAATTAGCTGGATCTGTCATCCGCAGCGCTTgccgctccccccagccccggggagcaGCTGCCAGGCATTAAGGACCCCTGGGAaacaggcagagcaggcagcaggatCCCTCCCAGCGCTGCCCAAGCATCTCTGGGATGTCGCCCAGCACTGACTTGTCCACCCTTCGAAGGGCTAATCCAGCTGTGCTTCCTCCCCTTACCTCTGTGCTCCCCATCCTGGGCCGCTCTGTCCTCCTTGGCAGCCAGCTGAGACTGTGCCATCAATGCCCCCGAGAGCGCCAGGAGCCCCGAGGCGCTGCTGACCCCGCTCAGGCTGGAAGGCTGCATGCTGGAGGGGTGGGGAGCCAGCGGGATGGGGGATGCGTGGTGGGAGAGgtgctgaagctgctgctgctgaaagaaaaagagcaaacgGTCCTCAGCCCGGGAGGAGACAGCCGCGGCCATGCCCGTGCCCTCAGCCTCCTGCGCGAGCTGCGGTGCCAAGCGCGATGGGacgggaggggagcagagctgccgaGGCTGCACAGCGCAGGTCACATCACCTGCCCCTTCCACCCTGGGCACCTCGAGTACCTCCCCACCGCGGATGTGACCCCGACACGGCAGACGAGCCCAGGCCatggctctgccctgccctgctcagggCGCAGGGGCCAGGGAGGATCCCAGAGGCCACCCACTGCCTTCGGGACACAGTGGCAAACCCTCTGGCTGCAGGGGACCAGCCCTGGGCCTGTTGAAGCGGTAAAGACCCTGCCTTCCCCCATCACCGCACCGCGCGGTCTGAGCCCCGAGTGGGAAAGAGCCTTCGCCCGCGGCCGGGCAGCGCGACTCACCCCGACGATGCTGTTCAGCTCCCCCATGGTGACCTGCTTGGCCCGCTCCACCGCCTGCAGGacctgctgctggtgctgggaggGAAGAGCACGGGGAGCTCACGCCGTGCTCCCGGCCGAGGGACCCAGCACCACCCCGGCCGCCCGGGCTGCGCAGCCCCCTCTCCCGTCCCTCCAGCCCAGGTACAGAGGTTTCTCCCCGCAAACCTCCCACTGTTCAGGCTCGACTCGGGTTCGCCCCTTCTCGAGGGCCTCGAGAGAAGCCTGAGCAGTCCAGTGCAcaccccctgcctcccccctcaCCTCCTGCGTCAGAAAGGGTATAATCTGGGCGCAGATGGCACTCAGCCTCTTGACAATCTCTGCCTGGAAGAGGAAGCAGGTATCACCACAGACGGGAGGGCTCCGAGCCCAGCCCCGTCCCGTCCCCTCCAGCGGAGAGCAGGGCAGCGCAGCATCCCGCAGCCGCACACAGCCTCTGCGGAGGAGATCAGCTCTTCCCACCTGCACCCGCGCAGCGCAaatcctcctgctgcctccgCGTCCCCGCGGGGATTTCCCAAGCTGCTGCCAAGGGAGgaccctgcccagggctgtgggaCCCTCCCAGGCTGTCAGGTCCCCCCAGGCACATGGGAGGGAACGCAGCTCCTACATCCCTCCGTGGATCCAGGCCAAGCCGAGCTCTGAGCTGTCAGTCCTCTCGCAGCCCAGCTGGCTTTGCTCAGCCCAAACCCATCTTGGCTTTGTGGGCTGCCGCTCTCGCAGCCAGcgggcaggctggcaggcatGGGGGGAGCCGAGCCGCAGGCGCTGGCAGCCGGCCATCGGCGAGCTGCTTGCTCTCTCCCTGAGCGTCGGACACGAAGCCGGGGGGAGAGCAAGGAGGGCACAAAATTCACACCAACGAGTTCAGCCCCCTGCGTGGCACCAGCAAAGCCCTGCAAAGCACCGACGGTGgtgcctgctctgccctcccgGCCCCGGCCAGAGCAGgggccctgctcccagccccgccGAAGCCCTGGGCCAGCggcagctctccctgctccttccaGAGGGGGGGTGGAGGCACAGAGCACTCCCATACCCGTCCCCGGCCCAGCAAGCGGCAGCGAGGAAACTGGCTGCTCTGAAGTGTTTTCTCATCTCAGGTTTCCGACAATCCCTGACAGCATTGCAGAGAGGTCAAACCACGCACAAAGCCGGCAAAGAACAAAGGGGACATTTACCTGCTGCGCCCAAAGGCGCCCAGGGAGTGCGCCCGCGCCCACCAGCACCTCGGTCACCCGCGGGCCCCAGCTGCTGTGTCAGCCACCGCCCCAAAGCCCACGCAGGACCCCGGGAGCCAGAGACACCCCCCACTCCAGACCTCTCCTGCCCACACAGAGCCAGGAGCTGGACCCCAGTGGGCCAGGGGTCCCTCTCCCCAGTTACTGGGCCATCACCTCTGTCACCCTGCATGGCTCGGGCCACCCCGGGGTCCCAGTCCCATCCCGGGGTCCCAGTCCCATCGGAGCCCGGAGCATGTGAGGATGGCAGGAACGGGCTCGCGGGCTCTACGCCTCTCCCTGATAACAAAAGGAGCAAACTCGGAAGGGCTGAGCCAGCTGGAGGAATATGGCAGTTGACTTGCCACTTTGTCAGGCATTGGTCCAAACTAATTTCCCTGGCAGAGGGCCCGTGATGACTAGATTGATAAATCTGAAGAGGGAAAGCAAATTAACGCTGGAACAAAAGGGGAACCAGGGAAGGGTGAAAACACTCCTCTGgctccaggaaaggaaaaggggatttaaaaaaaaagaaaagaaagggaatcCATTTGCCTCTGGgttccagctcctgctgtttCCTCCACCTCCCTCCTGTGTCTGGGGCCCCAGGGAACTGCTGTGGGGAGGGACGTGCGCAGGGCTCGCGGCCAGGCTCCGAGAGGTGCTTTGGGATGCAGGGGGGAGGCCCTGTCCCAAGGCACCTACCAGAACTCAGTAGTGCACGTCCTGACAGCTGCTGAACCCCTTTGCAGCCAGCCCCTTGCACAGAGCTGCGCTACGTCTCCCGTCCCATTACAGCTACACGGGCACGGGGGAGACCATTTTCCAGCaaagtctccatccttggccTCTTCCCCGCCATCCCCTGCCGCTGGCCCGGACCCCGCCTCGCTTACCTGCTTGTGCATCTCAACGTTCAGCCCGTAGGACATCTCATAGTACTGAGACAAAACCACAACACAGCCTGGTTAGGAGCCGCCCAGAGCAACCGGCCCGTTACCAGCCAGGGGCTCGGCAGCCAGCCCCTGCGCCCCACAGCCGAACCGCACCGCTGCTGCCGAGggtccccgctccccccagccccgggaaACACCTGCCCAGCGCAACACGGGCTGAGACCCGTGCCACGAGCCTGGGAgaaggcagggagcagccacagTGCAGACTGTTTAACACCTGTGATGGTTACACCGCAGTTTTGGCATTAGTTTAAGCCAGCCCCGTTGCCCCCCACATCCCCTCCTGTCCTGGCCTGTCCCTTCCCACTCCTAACCCAGACCCACTCCCTCATGCAGCTGCCCCTCTGGTCGCACGGGTGGCTGTGCCTGCACAAAAGCAAAGATGACACCGGGTtacaccttccaccagccacTGGCGACTctggcagcagtgacagcagcagacCCTGTCCCCTCACCCCTGAGGacggggagaagggggggaCCAGAGGAGCTGCCTTCCTCCAGCAAAGCCTGTTTCAAAGGCAGCAGCCCCCTTCTGGGAATCCCTGAGCCTCGGGGATGTGGGAAGGGATCCCAGCTGGTGGGTGACGGGAATGTGCCCTGCAACGCCGATAAATCCCAATACCCTGGCCTCACGGAC includes:
- the TLE2 gene encoding transducin-like enhancer protein 2 isoform X3, which produces MFPQGRHPTPLQPGQPFKFSVLEICDRIKEEFQFLQAQYHSLKLECEKLVSEKTEMQRHYVMYYEMSYGLNVEMHKQAEIVKRLSAICAQIIPFLTQEHQQQVLQAVERAKQVTMGELNSIVGQQQLQHLSHHASPIPLAPHPSSMQPSSLSGVSSASGLLALSGALMAQSQLAAKEDRAAQDGEHREHAPSRSVSASPPESPQDKERAGGTGLKRKREEKDLPGHYDSDEDKSDYNLVVDEDPPSDPGSPSHAPSSRLLAAHREMPESPASLPASIASSRSTTPLKPKDQSLTDPPASTPTSKPSSSSPPRDSLSPGPGPSAAAPLRQPPAKVPATSTIPLRSPLSVSSPYTSSFGMAPHTTLNGELTASSVYVGVHLSPQVAFELHPHLRASTVSSSLPTIPGGKPAYSFHVSAEGQMQPVPFPPDALIGSGIPRHARQLHTLTHGEVVCAVTISSSTRHVYTGGKGCVKVWDVGQPGTKTAVAQLDCLNRDNYIRSCKLLPDGRSLIVGGEASTLSIWDLAAPTPRIKAELTSSAPACYALAISPDAKVCFSCCSDGNIVVWDLQNQTMVRQFQGHTDGASCIDISNYGTKLWTGGLDNTVRCWDLREGRQLQQHDFGSQIFSLGYCPTGEWLAVGMESSNVEILHVTKPDKYQLHLHESCVLSLKFASCGKWFVSTGKDNLLNAWRTPYGASIFQSKESSSVLSCDISVNDKFIVTGSGDKKATVYEVVY
- the TLE2 gene encoding transducin-like enhancer protein 2 isoform X2 encodes the protein MFPQGRHPTPLQPGQPFKFSVLEICDRIKEEFQFLQAQYHSLKLECEKLVSEKTEMQRHYVMYYEMSYGLNVEMHKQAEIVKRLSAICAQIIPFLTQEHQQQVLQAVERAKQVTMGELNSIVGQQLQHLSHHASPIPLAPHPSSMQPSSLSGVSSASGLLALSGALMAQSQLAAKEDRAAQDGEHREHAPSRSVSASPPESPQDKERAGGTGLKRKREEKDLPGHYDSDEDKSDYNLVVDEDPPSDPGSPSHAPSSRLLAAHREMPESPASLPASIASSRSTTPLKPKDQSLTDPPASTPTSKPSSSSPPRDSLSPGPGPSAAAPLRQPPAKVPATSTIPLRSPLSVSSPYTSSFGMAPHTTLNGELTASSVYVGVHLSPQVSSAVVYGRSPVVAFELHPHLRASTVSSSLPTIPGGKPAYSFHVSAEGQMQPVPFPPDALIGSGIPRHARQLHTLTHGEVVCAVTISSSTRHVYTGGKGCVKVWDVGQPGTKTAVAQLDCLNRDNYIRSCKLLPDGRSLIVGGEASTLSIWDLAAPTPRIKAELTSSAPACYALAISPDAKVCFSCCSDGNIVVWDLQNQTMVRQFQGHTDGASCIDISNYGTKLWTGGLDNTVRCWDLREGRQLQQHDFGSQIFSLGYCPTGEWLAVGMESSNVEILHVTKPDKYQLHLHESCVLSLKFASCGKWFVSTGKDNLLNAWRTPYGASIFQSKESSSVLSCDISVNDKFIVTGSGDKKATVYEVVY
- the TLE2 gene encoding transducin-like enhancer protein 2 isoform X1 — protein: MFPQGRHPTPLQPGQPFKFSVLEICDRIKEEFQFLQAQYHSLKLECEKLVSEKTEMQRHYVMYYEMSYGLNVEMHKQAEIVKRLSAICAQIIPFLTQEHQQQVLQAVERAKQVTMGELNSIVGQQQLQHLSHHASPIPLAPHPSSMQPSSLSGVSSASGLLALSGALMAQSQLAAKEDRAAQDGEHREHAPSRSVSASPPESPQDKERAGGTGLKRKREEKDLPGHYDSDEDKSDYNLVVDEDPPSDPGSPSHAPSSRLLAAHREMPESPASLPASIASSRSTTPLKPKDQSLTDPPASTPTSKPSSSSPPRDSLSPGPGPSAAAPLRQPPAKVPATSTIPLRSPLSVSSPYTSSFGMAPHTTLNGELTASSVYVGVHLSPQVSSAVVYGRSPVVAFELHPHLRASTVSSSLPTIPGGKPAYSFHVSAEGQMQPVPFPPDALIGSGIPRHARQLHTLTHGEVVCAVTISSSTRHVYTGGKGCVKVWDVGQPGTKTAVAQLDCLNRDNYIRSCKLLPDGRSLIVGGEASTLSIWDLAAPTPRIKAELTSSAPACYALAISPDAKVCFSCCSDGNIVVWDLQNQTMVRQFQGHTDGASCIDISNYGTKLWTGGLDNTVRCWDLREGRQLQQHDFGSQIFSLGYCPTGEWLAVGMESSNVEILHVTKPDKYQLHLHESCVLSLKFASCGKWFVSTGKDNLLNAWRTPYGASIFQSKESSSVLSCDISVNDKFIVTGSGDKKATVYEVVY
- the TLE2 gene encoding transducin-like enhancer protein 2 isoform X4 — its product is MFPQGRHPTPLQPGQPFKFSVLEICDRIKEEFQFLQAQYHSLKLECEKLVSEKTEMQRHYVMYYEMSYGLNVEMHKQAEIVKRLSAICAQIIPFLTQEHQQQVLQAVERAKQVTMGELNSIVGQQQLQHLSHHASPIPLAPHPSSMQPSSLSGVSSASGLLALSGALMAQSQLAAKEDRAAQDGEHREHAPSRSVSASPPESPQDKERAGGTGLKRKREEKDLPGHYDSDEDKSDYNLVVDEDPPSDPGSPSHAPSSRLLAAHREMPESPASLPASIASSRSTTPLKPKDQSLVGRPTLRPALPPPSPPLPRRPATPSRRARGPARPPRSGSPPPRCPPPAPSLSAAR